A genomic segment from Chlamydiales bacterium encodes:
- a CDS encoding 4'-phosphopantetheinyl transferase superfamily protein, with protein sequence MTLLDNSGPISIFSADYATEEPSSWEKLLSEEELKKAYAYTFHDKKSEFIICRGIMKQLLSNYIKLPIQEIIIHYTPAGKPFLANEKAFFNISHSNGKALFALSATTQMGIDIEMIRPIKELFTIAKNYFSNEEKKILQNCSESEKEKTFFKLWTKKEAVLKAAGTGFNKPFPEPTSHYIIKELSPFPGYVGFLAYSATNRLFA encoded by the coding sequence ATGACGCTGCTAGATAATAGTGGGCCTATTTCTATTTTCTCTGCAGACTATGCAACAGAAGAGCCTTCCTCATGGGAAAAGCTTTTATCAGAAGAGGAGTTAAAAAAAGCCTATGCTTATACATTCCACGATAAGAAAAGCGAATTCATTATTTGTCGCGGAATCATGAAGCAATTACTTAGCAACTATATAAAGCTACCTATACAAGAAATTATCATCCACTATACACCAGCTGGAAAGCCCTTTCTTGCAAACGAAAAAGCCTTCTTTAACATATCTCACAGCAATGGAAAAGCTCTATTTGCACTCTCTGCAACTACACAAATGGGCATTGATATAGAAATGATACGACCAATAAAAGAGCTTTTTACAATTGCCAAAAACTACTTCAGTAATGAGGAAAAAAAAATTCTCCAAAATTGTTCTGAAAGCGAAAAAGAAAAAACCTTCTTTAAGCTTTGGACAAAAAAAGAGGCCGTTTTAAAGGCTGCTGGTACAGGTTTTAATAAACCTTTTCCAGAGCCTACATCTCACTATATTATAAAAGAATTATCCCCTTTTCCAGGTTACGTGGGCTTTCTTGCCTATTCAGCTACCAATAGACTTTTTGCGTAA
- a CDS encoding flagellar biosynthetic protein FliR, which translates to MADASYAELFIENPDFYVALFFLSLFRILPILVLTPFLGAKLLPAPARIGFAISLFFLLMPFIAARTTTPLIWSPLLIGYAIKEGMIGLLIGFLASIPFSIVQMSGIVTDNQRGSASMMGQDATTGTQASVIGLLYNSLLIVIFFWLDGPFLCFDALAKSYAVIAPDQLIKPDFFLNGQSAFWLGIVGMLGKLFALSCQLAAPALLTILMADVFLGIINRLAPQVQISFLGQGLKAYLADCALLLALYFILNQMGKMSISWIVGINDFILQLGT; encoded by the coding sequence ATGGCAGACGCAAGCTATGCGGAGCTTTTTATTGAAAATCCCGATTTCTATGTAGCTCTCTTTTTTTTATCGTTATTCCGTATTCTTCCCATTCTTGTTTTAACTCCATTTCTGGGAGCTAAATTACTTCCTGCACCTGCAAGAATAGGCTTTGCAATCTCTCTTTTTTTTCTTCTTATGCCCTTTATTGCAGCCCGCACAACCACACCACTTATCTGGAGCCCTCTTTTAATTGGATATGCTATCAAAGAAGGCATGATTGGACTTCTCATAGGCTTTTTAGCAAGCATTCCTTTTTCGATCGTGCAGATGTCTGGTATTGTAACAGATAACCAGAGAGGCTCTGCTAGCATGATGGGACAAGATGCAACCACAGGAACTCAAGCTTCCGTTATTGGCCTTCTCTACAACTCTCTTTTAATCGTCATCTTCTTTTGGCTCGATGGCCCTTTTTTATGCTTTGATGCACTTGCTAAATCCTACGCTGTCATTGCTCCAGATCAACTTATAAAGCCTGATTTTTTCTTAAATGGTCAATCCGCCTTTTGGCTTGGAATAGTTGGCATGCTCGGCAAGCTCTTTGCTCTCTCTTGCCAGCTTGCAGCACCTGCCCTTCTGACTATTTTAATGGCTGATGTCTTTCTTGGTATCATCAACAGGCTTGCACCTCAAGTACAAATCTCTTTTCTAGGACAAGGTTTAAAAGCCTATCTTGCTGACTGCGCTCTTTTATTAGCACTCTACTTCATACTCAATCAAATGGGAAAAATGTCTATCTCATGGATAGTTGGCATCAATGACTTTATTCTCCAGCTGGGCACATGA